The window ttgattttgattttgattttttttttgtgacaatGTTAAGTGCAAAGAATAATGACATAAATTTTAGGcacattaattcaaaatcatacaATAGCATACATATGTATAAGGGATAAACCCTAGTAGACTTGgactcaaattaaaaataacatttcgcccaaaaaaaaaaaaaaacttgagaaAATTAGGAACTTTGGAAAACTGTTGAAACCGGGTTGGTTAGTGTTATGCGTgtccctttcttctttcttttttctctccctcttgtcttatttttatgtttgagTGAGTGGGTATCACAAGATTCACAACCACCACATGGAAAGGGTGACACcaacttatatatataaatatataagagagaaagagagtccaatggtaagaaattaatatactgtgaaattgaaaataattaaaaaatttacttaTTTCAAGTGCTCAATTCTTACTTGAATGCATAAGGGCTTTTAgattttcaccaaaaaaatatgagaaaactcATATACCTAGGATTATAACGTCAAGAGGTTTATAATTTatcgaaaaaaataaaaattataataaacaaTTGATCAATCATCATGTAGACAGTCAAACTGTAAACAAATTTTAACAACATTTATATCGCTATATATTGAAATCGTGCAATCAATCCACAAATTGACCAAAAATACTTACTCTAAGTGGTCAACACTATTTAGTCACCTTCGAAGAGCTGGTGAGGTCCCCACAATACTCCATCACATCTAATGGTTTGatgatatttaatatttaaattttgggaaCCAAAAATATTCTAAgaaatgccttttttttttttaactagatCCATCATCCTCGGCTGTTGCCAAACAATACTAAAAGCAGATCTCCTTTTGGGCATTTCAATTATATATTTGAATAATGCAAAGGGATGATAATATAATTATGTTACCAGTTTCACTTTTGAGTAAATAAATGGGAATGGTGAGGACAAAGGGATAATGTCTGCACATCGACAAGCCACCCcacaatttcttcttttttggtcATATTCTTGATTGCATTTTCGCCAAAGTTCACATCACATAAATTTatcattaattaaatgaaaGGTAATCATAGAAAATGTAGCCATAATTACGACCTTAATGCCTCTTGGAGTCTATTCAATGGAATGACAACTATCTACTGTAAAAAGAATCATTTGGTAGCAAACCTATTCGTTGACTTTGGCTCCTATGATAAAAGTCAGTGTCTCCTCGACACACTGTCTTATTTCAATAGAGTTAAGGAATGATAATTTTGAACTTTTCCATGTGTGGATCATTAATTACGTGGTTTGTCTTCTTCCAATGACTTTTATGCATATTATGGATTCTAATAGCCAACCAACCccataagaaaatgaaattttcaaccTCAGGAGCCGCATTTTCTTAGTTGTCATTTGGATTATCATGCTTTCTTGCActagaaagaaaaccaaagaaacTTAGATGATAAAGAAAATCGATAAATTATCACAGTGACCCAGAAAATACATCAGTTTTAGCTGAATgcatattttctcaattttcagtTTTGGGGGCGTTGTGTACAAATTGCTGTATAGAAAATGGACTAATTCAATTTCCATGGAATATTCAGACCCCCACTAGTCTGATTTCAATTGcatgaatgaataaatgaattacTAGATTGTACAGCTCTATTGTGTTTATAGACAAGGTTAGCTTACAATGATATGCAAGATTTAGTGTATTATCAACAAAACTGAGGATGAACCTCTAGGATACTAGAAGAGCTTGCTTGCGAACTCTTCAATGGCCTCTCCCTTTTtagaagaagaataagaggaTGCTGCCAGACCCTTGAGCCCGGACAAGCTTCTTCCTAGCTGTAGAGCCACCTTCGTTTCAAACAATTCCCCGTTCTCTCTTCTCCCCACATCTCTTTCATTCAGATTTGACTCTATGCTCTCTTCCATCAGCCGGAAGAAGCCTGCGTTGCTTCTATACATCTCAAACACCATGCCCACTTGCCCGCCATGCTCCATTGTGTTCACCACGCTTGCCATGGCTCCAGCTACGACTCCTAGTGTGGCGGCCCAGGGACCGTGAGAAGATCCCACGAACGCAGTTCCACAAGCCGCTAAGCCTGTCAATAAGGGACCAGAAATGGCGAGCATCCTGTTAACTTTCAAGGCTATTTTGCCCAGCCTCAAATAGTCTTCAGTGTCCTTTCTCTTCAAAACCCCGACAACTTCTCTCATTTCTTCCTCCAACTCCACACGCCAACCATTTCCATCTGTTCTCCCACTCTGCCTTTCCTGCCTTTGCCTGTGCTCCGGCCACCATACAGCAGGCTCCACAGTTTTGGGGAATTTATCGAGCATCGCTCCTAGTAAAGGAAGCGGGAAGGCCTTGTCCAGTGACAAAACTTTCTCCATAACTTCCTCAACATCGGTACTAGTAGGAGTGCCACAAGAGAGTGTTCTTTGAATCTGGCCATGAAGCTGCTTAAACAACCTCGCGGCATTGCGCTGTTCTTCGACGAGTTGAGATGGCTGGATCTTATTCATCACCACCAACATCCCAGTGGCTGCCAAATACATCAGAGTGGAAGAGAGCTTGAGAGCTACAAGGGGTCCTCCTACACTTGTAGCAGCAATTCCAGCCATGGTTGCAGCAGTGAGTGTGATTGCATTAATGGATGTCAAAAGAAGATGGTTCCAATTATCACGCTGCTCCCCGATATTCTTGTGCGTCTCCACTCTATCTGCAACAGCCTCCATGATTGCATGGAGTTTAGCAATCACCAAAGGATCAGAAACATTGCTCACAGAAGGGAAAGTACCATTAGTACTCAGCTCGTATTTCTTCTCCAAATTGCTGGTGGTTG of the Vitis vinifera cultivar Pinot Noir 40024 chromosome 10, ASM3070453v1 genome contains:
- the LOC100253799 gene encoding probable F-box protein At4g22030, translated to MTIKTDAFKVIKRAIGKPSTLGMAEFPGAIEAELEVVALAMMFGRGDAGGVGERRYRGRHAFLMIPRVMGVPLSVKVAAKKATTSNLEKKYELSTNGTFPSVSNVSDPLVIAKLHAIMEAVADRVETHKNIGEQRDNWNHLLLTSINAITLTAATMAGIAATSVGGPLVALKLSSTLMYLAATGMLVVMNKIQPSQLVEEQRNAARLFKQLHGQIQRTLSCGTPTSTDVEEVMEKVLSLDKAFPLPLLGAMLDKFPKTVEPAVWWPEHRQRQERQSGRTDGNGWRVELEEEMREVVGVLKRKDTEDYLRLGKIALKVNRMLAISGPLLTGLAACGTAFVGSSHGPWAATLGVVAGAMASVVNTMEHGGQVGMVFEMYRSNAGFFRLMEESIESNLNERDVGRRENGELFETKVALQLGRSLSGLKGLAASSYSSSKKGEAIEEFASKLF